A section of the Candidatus Rokuibacteriota bacterium genome encodes:
- the glmS gene encoding glutamine--fructose-6-phosphate transaminase (isomerizing) — translation MCGIVGYVGERSAVGIILDGLKRLEYRGYDSAGVAVLGARGLQVRRSAGKIKTLEGILKEQPVAGSVGVGHTRWATHGRPSEENAHPHTDCTGSLVVVHNGILENYLPIKERLHAEGHRFSSETDTEVLAHLVERHLRDTTRLDEAVRRALRELKGSYAIGVVSTHAPDRLVAAKTGAGSVVVGLGSGETFVASDIPAILSHTRDVVILEDEEVAVVRREGVEVSTLSGEPVQRTPTRILWDPIMAEKGGYRHFMLKEIFEQPRAVTDTFRGRVVPESGSLILPDTNLDPSTLEAVQRIVLLACGTSYHAAVVGRHMLERLAGIPSEVDLGSEFRHRDAPVGPETLVVAISQSGETADTLGAVKTARAKGTPVLAITNVVGSALAREATGVLYTHAGPEIGVASTKTFTATMAACYLLALHLGRQRGSLTAEEGRKRIQDLLEIPRLMEATLELDAQLADLARELFQYRNFLYLGRGIHYPIALEGALKLKELSYIHAEGYPAGEMKHGPIALIDESMPVVAVAPRDGTYERMLGNIEEVRARDGRVIAVAHTGDREISARADRVVYVPATVDLLSPILMVLPLQLLAYHVAVRRGCDVDQPRNLAKSVTVE, via the coding sequence ATGTGCGGGATCGTGGGATACGTCGGTGAGCGGAGCGCCGTGGGCATCATCCTGGACGGCCTGAAGCGCCTGGAGTACCGCGGCTACGACTCGGCGGGCGTCGCGGTCCTGGGCGCCCGGGGCCTCCAGGTGAGGCGGAGCGCGGGAAAGATCAAGACGCTGGAGGGGATCCTGAAAGAGCAGCCGGTCGCGGGGAGCGTCGGTGTCGGCCACACGCGCTGGGCAACCCACGGGCGCCCCTCTGAGGAGAACGCGCACCCCCACACCGACTGCACCGGGAGCCTGGTCGTTGTTCACAACGGGATTCTGGAGAATTACTTGCCGATAAAAGAGCGGCTCCACGCCGAAGGGCACCGCTTCAGCTCGGAGACCGACACCGAGGTGCTCGCCCACCTGGTCGAGCGCCACCTCCGCGACACCACCCGGCTCGACGAAGCGGTGCGGCGCGCCCTCCGTGAGCTCAAGGGCTCGTACGCGATCGGGGTCGTGTCGACCCACGCCCCCGACCGGCTGGTCGCGGCGAAGACCGGCGCCGGCAGCGTCGTCGTGGGGTTGGGTTCGGGGGAGACCTTCGTCGCCTCGGACATCCCGGCCATCCTGTCACACACACGCGACGTGGTGATCCTGGAGGACGAGGAGGTGGCCGTGGTCAGGCGCGAAGGGGTCGAGGTCTCCACCCTGAGCGGAGAGCCCGTCCAGCGCACCCCGACCCGCATCCTCTGGGATCCCATCATGGCCGAGAAGGGCGGGTACCGCCACTTCATGCTCAAGGAGATCTTCGAGCAGCCGCGCGCGGTGACCGACACGTTCCGCGGGCGGGTCGTCCCCGAGAGCGGAAGCCTGATCCTGCCCGATACGAACCTGGACCCCTCGACGCTTGAGGCCGTCCAGCGCATCGTGCTCCTGGCCTGCGGGACGTCCTACCATGCGGCCGTCGTCGGGCGGCACATGCTGGAGCGGCTCGCGGGAATCCCCTCCGAGGTGGACCTCGGCTCCGAGTTCCGCCACCGGGACGCGCCGGTTGGGCCCGAGACCCTGGTCGTCGCCATCTCCCAGTCCGGGGAGACCGCGGACACCCTCGGCGCGGTGAAGACCGCCCGGGCCAAGGGGACGCCGGTCCTCGCCATCACCAACGTGGTGGGCTCGGCGCTCGCGCGCGAGGCCACCGGGGTCCTCTACACCCACGCCGGTCCCGAAATCGGTGTGGCCTCGACCAAGACCTTCACCGCGACCATGGCCGCGTGCTACCTCCTGGCGCTCCACCTCGGCCGGCAGCGCGGTTCGCTCACGGCGGAGGAGGGGCGCAAGCGGATCCAGGATCTGCTGGAGATCCCGCGGTTGATGGAGGCGACCCTGGAGCTGGACGCCCAGCTGGCCGACCTCGCCCGCGAGCTGTTCCAGTACAGGAACTTCCTCTACCTGGGGCGCGGCATCCACTACCCCATCGCGCTCGAGGGGGCCCTCAAGCTGAAGGAGCTCTCGTACATCCACGCCGAGGGCTACCCCGCGGGCGAGATGAAGCACGGCCCCATCGCGCTGATCGACGAGAGCATGCCCGTGGTGGCGGTGGCCCCACGCGACGGGACCTACGAGCGGATGCTGGGGAACATCGAGGAGGTCCGGGCGCGTGACGGCCGGGTGATCGCGGTCGCTCATACAGGGGATCGCGAGATCTCAGCGCGGGCCGATCGCGTCGTGTACGTCCCCGCGACCGTGGACCTGCTCTCGCCGATCCTGATGGTGCTTCCGCTCCAGCTCCTCGCCTACCACGTGGCGGTCCGCCGCGGGTGCGACGTGGACCAGCCGAGGAACCTGGCGAAGAGCGTGACGGTGGAGTAG
- a CDS encoding UvrD-helicase domain-containing protein yields MPRPPVDADAILRELNPPQREAVTATEGPLLVVAGAGSGKTRVIAHRIAYLLAVKGVHPRNVLAVTFTNKAAEEMRRRVEDLLLPFGIRPPLIATFHSTCVRILREHVRHLGLSPSFVIYDEDDRLTLVKECLRAEELDERALPAAQVIHAISHAKNQMLALEQVEREARTPREHQIALLFRRYQARLAEARALDFDDLLLVTVRLFEKVPEVLAWYRGLWRYLLVDEYQDTNRAQYRIVQLLTAEHRNLCVVGDDDQCGVGGTLIGTPEGPKPVEEIREGGLVVAGSGWNSTSLAKVEAVRRNEFDGTVISIKTEDGGELRATPNHLLFARLEPDPKRHYVYLMYRNNFGYRIGITRGVRAGDSGAIVSGLKIRANQEVTDKLWILTVCDSAADAQYSESYFAALYGLPTMVFHLRGRRMALTQRHIDRLFKEIDTRSRAEGLMTDLFLFPEYPHHRPRAVTRGGISRKIVGFTMFGDPRPHQKRPWHEHRIQLVSSDGSSREAVSLVAKARSGKLRTWRVETSRKDYDKGVAFARSLCQVADADLVLRARMTRGKAFQLMPASHIRPGMVVPALRDGNACETRVSAVEFQRYRGPVYDLSVENLKNYAANGLLVHNSIYRWRGADLRNILDFERDFPGCRVVKLEQNYRSTKRILGIADRVIANNVGRKAKTLWTENREGEPAAVYRAWDEHDEATFVAATIRRLRAEGTTERETAVFYRTNAQSRVLEEALRLAGIPYVIVGGVRFYERKEIKDTLAYLRLVVNVSDDVAFRRAIAAPSRGIGKASLLRLEQAAKLAGTSLLEACPRLPPDLGGKPRRGLEEFARLIADLGARKAAVPVPQFIDEVLTASGYREALKQERTAEAEERLENLEELVAAAEEFQRARGEATLEAFLDTVSLVSDVDELPEERGAVTLMTLHSAKGLEFPVVFLTGMEEGVFPHIKSLNDIEELEEERRLCYVGLTRAKTRLFLSYALHRRLHGYGLGEPSRFLLEIPEDQVVLLNGSAPARPAAPPDTAGPGDEEFPLRVGARLRHARWGEGLLVGIERDGSDVIVTVHFGSVGRKRLSLQYAQLEEI; encoded by the coding sequence ATGCCGCGCCCTCCGGTGGACGCCGATGCGATCCTGCGTGAGCTGAACCCTCCCCAGCGGGAGGCGGTCACCGCGACGGAGGGACCGCTCCTGGTCGTCGCCGGGGCCGGGAGCGGGAAGACCCGGGTCATCGCGCACCGGATCGCGTACCTCCTGGCGGTCAAGGGCGTCCACCCCCGGAACGTCCTGGCCGTGACCTTCACGAACAAGGCCGCGGAAGAGATGCGCCGCCGGGTCGAGGACCTGCTCCTCCCGTTTGGGATCCGGCCCCCCTTGATCGCCACCTTTCACTCGACCTGCGTCAGAATCCTCCGCGAGCACGTCCGGCACCTCGGGCTGTCGCCGAGCTTCGTGATCTACGACGAGGACGATCGCCTGACGCTGGTCAAGGAGTGCCTGCGGGCGGAGGAGCTGGACGAGCGGGCGCTGCCGGCGGCGCAGGTCATCCACGCGATCAGCCACGCCAAGAACCAGATGCTCGCGCTGGAGCAGGTCGAGCGCGAAGCGCGGACGCCGCGCGAGCACCAGATCGCGCTCCTCTTCCGGCGCTACCAGGCGCGGCTGGCCGAGGCGCGCGCCCTCGACTTCGACGACCTGCTGCTCGTCACGGTCCGGCTCTTCGAGAAGGTGCCCGAGGTCCTGGCCTGGTACCGCGGCCTCTGGAGATACCTCCTGGTGGACGAGTACCAGGACACCAACCGCGCCCAGTACCGGATCGTCCAGCTCCTCACCGCCGAGCACCGGAACCTCTGCGTCGTCGGCGATGACGACCAGTGCGGGGTGGGAGGGACTTTGATTGGCACCCCCGAAGGACCAAAGCCTGTTGAAGAGATCCGGGAGGGCGGACTGGTGGTAGCTGGCTCTGGCTGGAATTCAACCAGCCTAGCTAAAGTCGAAGCCGTAAGGCGGAACGAGTTCGATGGAACGGTTATCTCGATTAAGACGGAGGATGGCGGTGAACTGAGGGCCACGCCAAACCACCTCCTCTTCGCCAGGCTCGAACCCGATCCCAAGCGGCATTACGTCTATCTGATGTATCGGAATAACTTCGGTTACCGTATTGGGATCACTCGCGGCGTACGAGCCGGAGATTCGGGCGCAATTGTTTCCGGTTTAAAGATCCGGGCAAACCAGGAAGTCACAGATAAGCTATGGATTCTGACCGTATGCGATTCTGCAGCGGACGCCCAGTACTCCGAGTCGTACTTCGCGGCATTGTACGGCCTGCCGACTATGGTCTTTCACCTACGAGGCCGAAGAATGGCCCTCACGCAGCGCCATATCGATCGCCTCTTCAAAGAGATCGACACGCGGTCGCGAGCTGAAGGGTTGATGACGGACCTCTTCCTGTTCCCCGAATACCCGCATCACAGACCGCGTGCCGTCACGCGCGGGGGAATTTCGCGGAAGATCGTTGGCTTTACGATGTTTGGGGATCCCAGGCCGCACCAGAAGCGTCCGTGGCACGAGCATCGTATCCAGCTGGTCAGCTCCGATGGATCGTCGCGGGAGGCTGTTTCGCTCGTTGCAAAAGCGCGAAGCGGGAAGCTGCGAACGTGGCGAGTGGAAACATCGCGGAAAGACTATGACAAGGGCGTGGCATTCGCGAGGAGCCTGTGTCAGGTCGCGGACGCGGACCTGGTGCTTCGGGCGAGGATGACGCGGGGAAAAGCATTTCAGCTTATGCCAGCAAGTCATATCCGTCCTGGAATGGTGGTCCCGGCGCTACGCGATGGGAACGCATGTGAAACGAGAGTTTCGGCGGTTGAGTTCCAGCGCTATCGGGGACCGGTATACGACCTGTCCGTTGAGAATCTGAAAAATTACGCCGCCAATGGTTTGTTAGTCCACAATTCCATCTATAGATGGCGTGGCGCCGACCTTCGAAACATCCTGGACTTCGAGCGCGACTTTCCGGGGTGTCGCGTGGTGAAGCTCGAGCAGAACTACCGCTCCACGAAGCGGATCCTCGGCATCGCGGATCGGGTGATCGCCAACAACGTGGGACGGAAGGCCAAGACCCTGTGGACGGAGAACCGGGAGGGGGAGCCGGCAGCGGTCTACCGGGCCTGGGACGAGCACGACGAGGCCACCTTCGTCGCCGCGACGATCCGCCGCCTCCGCGCCGAAGGGACGACAGAGCGGGAGACCGCGGTCTTCTACCGGACGAACGCCCAGTCGCGGGTGCTCGAGGAGGCGCTCAGGCTGGCCGGCATCCCGTACGTGATCGTCGGCGGAGTCCGCTTTTACGAGCGCAAGGAGATCAAGGACACGCTGGCCTACCTCCGTCTGGTCGTCAACGTGAGCGACGACGTCGCGTTCCGCCGCGCGATCGCGGCGCCGAGCCGGGGCATCGGCAAGGCCAGCCTGCTTCGCCTGGAGCAGGCGGCGAAGCTCGCGGGAACCTCCCTGCTCGAGGCGTGCCCGCGGCTGCCGCCCGACCTCGGCGGTAAGCCGCGGCGGGGCCTTGAGGAGTTCGCCCGGTTGATCGCCGACCTCGGAGCGAGGAAGGCGGCGGTGCCGGTCCCGCAGTTCATCGACGAAGTGCTGACCGCCTCCGGCTACCGGGAGGCGCTCAAGCAGGAGCGGACTGCGGAGGCCGAGGAGCGGCTGGAAAACCTGGAGGAGCTGGTCGCCGCCGCGGAGGAGTTCCAGCGCGCCCGGGGGGAGGCGACCCTGGAGGCGTTCCTGGACACGGTCTCGCTCGTCTCCGACGTGGACGAGCTTCCGGAGGAGCGCGGCGCGGTGACCCTCATGACGCTCCACTCCGCCAAGGGGCTCGAGTTCCCGGTGGTCTTTCTCACCGGGATGGAGGAGGGTGTCTTTCCCCACATCAAGTCCCTCAACGACATCGAGGAGCTGGAGGAGGAGCGCCGGCTCTGCTACGTCGGGCTCACGCGGGCCAAGACCCGGCTCTTCCTCTCCTACGCGCTCCACCGCCGCCTGCACGGCTACGGCCTGGGCGAGCCGTCGCGCTTCCTCCTGGAGATCCCGGAAGACCAGGTCGTCCTGCTCAACGGTTCCGCACCCGCGCGCCCCGCCGCTCCCCCGGATACCGCGGGGCCTGGAGACGAGGAGTTTCCCCTCCGCGTGGGCGCGCGGCTGCGCCATGCCCGGTGGGGCGAGGGGCTCCTGGTCGGGATCGAGCGCGATGGCTCCGACGTGATCGTCACCGTCCACTTCGGGAGCGTGGGCCGGAAGCGGCTCTCCCTCCAGTACGCTCAGCTCGAGGAGATCTGA
- the gatA gene encoding Asp-tRNA(Asn)/Glu-tRNA(Gln) amidotransferase subunit GatA: MQDPSALTIHEIADRYMSGETTPSQVAQAYLARIDALDASVRAYLTVTREQALAQADAADKRMKAGNPLGPLDGVPLAIKDVICTRGVRTTCGSKILERFVPPYDATVVERLNAAGAVILGKANMDEFAMGSSTENSAFFPTRNPWDLDRVPGGSSGGSAAAVAADLAAGALGTDTGGSIRQPAAFCGIVGLKPTYGRVSRYGLVAFASSLDQIGPLAKDVADAALLLQATAGHDPMDSTSADVPVPDYLAALGQGATGLRLGIPSEYFIEGMDPEVDRVVREAVRVLETLGARTEPVSLPSTDYALAAYYLIAPAEASSNLARYDGVKYGYRARGGKDLVEMYGRTRAHGFGAEVKRRVMLGTYALSAGYYEAYYGKAQRVRTLVRRDFEQAFARVDLIVCPTTPNVAFKLGEKEDPLQMYLNDIFTIPVNLAGLPGISLPCGFTLAGLPIGLQLIGKPFDEATLLRVAYAYEQATDWCRKKPAFSNG, translated from the coding sequence ATGCAGGATCCGAGCGCGCTGACGATCCACGAGATCGCCGACCGGTACATGAGCGGCGAGACCACTCCCTCGCAGGTTGCTCAGGCCTACCTCGCCCGCATCGACGCCCTGGACGCGAGCGTGCGGGCCTATCTGACCGTGACCCGCGAGCAGGCGCTGGCTCAGGCCGACGCAGCAGACAAGCGGATGAAGGCGGGTAACCCCCTCGGACCGCTCGACGGCGTTCCGCTCGCGATCAAGGACGTGATCTGCACCCGCGGCGTCCGGACCACCTGCGGCTCGAAGATCCTGGAGAGGTTCGTCCCTCCCTACGACGCCACCGTGGTGGAGCGCCTCAACGCGGCCGGCGCGGTGATCCTCGGGAAGGCCAACATGGACGAGTTCGCGATGGGCTCCTCGACGGAGAACTCGGCCTTCTTCCCGACGCGGAACCCGTGGGACCTGGACCGTGTCCCGGGCGGCTCCTCCGGAGGGTCCGCCGCAGCCGTGGCGGCAGACCTCGCAGCCGGGGCTCTGGGAACCGACACGGGTGGGTCGATCCGGCAGCCGGCTGCCTTCTGCGGCATCGTGGGCCTCAAGCCGACCTACGGACGCGTCTCCCGCTACGGGCTGGTGGCCTTCGCCTCGTCCCTCGACCAGATCGGGCCTCTCGCCAAGGACGTAGCCGATGCCGCGCTTCTCCTCCAGGCCACCGCCGGCCACGACCCCATGGATTCCACGTCCGCCGACGTGCCGGTCCCCGATTACCTGGCGGCGCTCGGCCAGGGGGCCACCGGCCTCCGCCTCGGCATCCCCAGCGAGTACTTCATCGAGGGGATGGACCCGGAGGTCGACCGGGTCGTGCGGGAGGCGGTCCGCGTGCTCGAGACGCTCGGCGCGCGGACCGAGCCGGTCTCGCTCCCGAGCACCGACTACGCCCTGGCGGCCTACTACCTGATCGCTCCCGCCGAAGCCTCATCGAACCTCGCACGCTACGACGGGGTCAAGTACGGGTATCGCGCCCGGGGCGGCAAGGACCTCGTCGAGATGTACGGGCGGACCCGGGCCCACGGGTTCGGCGCCGAGGTGAAGCGGCGGGTCATGCTGGGGACCTACGCGCTGTCGGCCGGCTACTACGAGGCGTACTACGGCAAGGCCCAGCGGGTCCGGACGCTGGTGCGCAGGGACTTCGAGCAGGCCTTCGCGCGCGTCGATCTGATCGTCTGCCCGACCACCCCCAACGTGGCCTTCAAGCTCGGCGAGAAGGAGGACCCGCTCCAGATGTACCTGAACGACATCTTCACGATCCCGGTGAACCTGGCAGGGCTGCCGGGCATCTCGCTCCCGTGCGGCTTCACCCTCGCCGGGCTCCCCATCGGCCTCCAGCTCATCGGCAAGCCCTTCGACGAGGCGACCCTCCTCCGGGTCGCGTACGCCTACGAGCAGGCCACCGACTGGTGTCGAAAGAAACCTGCCTTTAGCAATGGATGA
- the gatC gene encoding Asp-tRNA(Asn)/Glu-tRNA(Gln) amidotransferase subunit GatC, translated as MAEPKMTLAEVEHVARLARLDLSEAEKERMRSQLDAILTYIDKLRRLETEGVEPMSHAVPIVNVMREDEVRPCFSVGEMLANAPERDGDLFRVPKIIEE; from the coding sequence ATGGCCGAGCCGAAGATGACGCTTGCAGAAGTCGAGCATGTGGCGCGGCTGGCGCGGCTCGACCTCTCCGAGGCCGAGAAGGAGCGCATGCGCTCCCAGCTCGACGCGATCCTGACTTACATCGACAAGCTCCGCCGGCTCGAGACCGAAGGCGTCGAGCCGATGTCCCATGCCGTCCCCATCGTGAACGTGATGCGGGAGGACGAGGTGCGCCCCTGCTTTTCCGTCGGTGAGATGCTCGCCAACGCCCCCGAGCGGGACGGTGACCTCTTCCGCGTACCCAAGATCATCGAGGAGTAG